The Meriones unguiculatus strain TT.TT164.6M chromosome X unlocalized genomic scaffold, Bangor_MerUng_6.1 ChrX_unordered_Scaffold_31, whole genome shotgun sequence genome includes a region encoding these proteins:
- the LOC132651552 gene encoding PWWP domain-containing DNA repair factor 4-like, whose protein sequence is MDSAEYVLCGWKGQLWPARVLSRPRISAHSKRRGAPYLEVQILPMGEKTRVRSTEVRPLTKSEIVTIASTAGKESQGSSFPGQTRAYKRALKVALDILGEGDSLFQGGRADGQRTSTMALEKVPEKQASSSPRQCLRLQGHNQKGQGLSQRGPVKQDCHPDPVLPVGSQKVPLVQGGKAQTHTAVGPPHFEMQGNVLRGIKEGSRYSATAGNAGHNLGMKRLSTSKLGPLSAPTSQEGAQAKNEQQAASRPPRRLSTLPKALKQQTGCAGLEIWVTGVQGKTTLPENKEDPCLGTLRPAANRATTACMPPIPRLRRSLRIASKKRKMHVTCPQCRFPGVQPQVHSKVTNTRFKRWGTGIQEGGQATKVVSAQLPNTIEQGMLVWFKFQDLPFWPAVVKSVSQKDKMASVLLIEGNMQFEHRGVRVPLHKLKHLDCGEKISLMKRASRMYKHGISWCFSVIDHYREGLACGSFLGSFMDYYTAQASYPLRRAIQNGDLHIDFPKVSYADLEDWEEETALGGKRPHKKLLPDRMRAAWDRANQKLVDFIVKRKGADQHLRDIMKGRKQSRWLDKLWKSKKEVFCIETYLEDEEQLHLVARHLQEIAKEADEALLSLTRGDKVRFTMEVLFPEAIICSIAALDELSYKKAEEKYLRGPPVHYREKELFDKTILKAARKRPAARIQASRNPPAPTP, encoded by the coding sequence ATGGACTCCGCAGAGTATGTGCTCTGTGGCTGGAAGGGTCAGCTGTGGCCTGCAAGAGTATTGTCCAGACCTAGGATCTCAGCCCATAGTAAGAGGAGAGGGGCCCCTTACCTGGAGGTACAAATCCTGCCTATGGGTGAGAAGACAAGAGTGAGGAGCACTGAGGTAAGGCCCCTAACCAAGTCTGAAATTGTGACCATCGCCTCCACGGCAGGGAAGGAATCACAGGGCAGTAGCTTTCCAGGGCAGACCAGGGCATACAAGAGAGCCCTCAAGGTGGCACTGGATATCCTGGGGGAGGGAGACTCTTTGTTTCAAGGAGGAAGGGCAGATGGCCAAAGAACCAGCACAATGGCTCTTGAAAAGGTTCCGGAAAAGCAGGCCAGCTCCAGCCCACGCCAGTGCCTGCGCCTCCAAGGACACAACCAGAAAGGCCAAGGGCTCTCCCAGAGGGGTCCTGTGAAGCAAGACTGCCACCCAGATCCTGTGTTGCCGGTAGGCTCACAGAAAGTGCCCTTAGTGCAAGGGGGAAAAGCCCAGACACACACTGCTGTTGGGCCCCCACACTTTGAGATGCAAGGGAATGTGCTAAGAGGCATCAAAGAGGGGTCAAGATACTCAGCAACTGCAGGAAATGCTGGTCATAATTTAGGGATGAAAAGGTTGAGCACATCTAAGCTCGGGCCTTTGAGTGCCCCAACCTCCCAGGAGGGTGCCCAGGCTAAGAATGAGCAGCAGGCTGCCTCTAGGCCACCAAGGCGCCTCTCAACCTTGCCCAAAGCCCTCAAGCAACAAACAGGGTGTGCTGGCCTAGAGATATGGGTTACTGGAGTCCAAGGGAAGACCACCCTCCCAGAGAACAAGGAAGACCCCTGCCTGGGAACCCTGAGGCCAGCTGCAAACAGGGCAACAACAGCTTGTATGCCTCCAATCCCGAGGCTGCGAAGATCGCTCCGCATTGCTAGCAAGAAAAGGAAGATGCACGTGACATGTCCACAGTGCAGGTTCCCAGGAGTGCAACCTCAGGTGCACTCAAAGGTGACTAACACCAGGTTCAAGAGGTGGGGGACCGGGATTCAGGAAGGAGGCCAAGCCACCAAGGTGGTTTCTGCCCAGCTGCCAAATACTATTGAACAAGGAATGCTGGTCTGGTTCAAATTTCAGGACCTTCCTTTCTGGCCAGCAGTGGTCAAGAGTGTTAGCCAAAAAGACAAGATGGCAAGTGTGCTGTTGATTGAAGGCAACATGCAGTTTGAGCACAGGGGTGTCCGTGTCCCTCTCCACAAATTGAAGCATCTGGACTGTGGGGAGAAAATATCGCTCATGAAGAGAGCCAGCAGAATGTACAAACATGGCATCAGCTGGTGCTTCTCCGTGATCGACCACTACAGAGAGGGCCTGGCTTGTGGTTCCTTCCTGGGCTCCTTCATGGACTACTACACCGCCCAAGCCAGTTACCCGCTAAGGAGAGCCATCCAGAATGGGGACCTACACATTGATTTCCCCAAGGTGAGCTATGCCGATCTGGAAGACTGGGAAGAGGAGACAGCCCTGGGTGGGAAGAGGCCCCACAAGAAACTCCTACCTGACCGCATGAGGGCTGCTTGGGACAGAGCCAACCAGAAGCTTGTGGACTTCATAGTGAAGAGAAAGGGGGCCGACCAGCACCTGCGGGACATCATGAAGGGCAGAAAACAGTCCAGGTGGCTGGACAAACTTTGGAAGTCAAAGAAGGAAGTCTTCTGCATTGAGACCTACCTGGAGGATGAGGAACAGTTGCATCTTGTGGCCAGGCATTTGCAAGAAATAGCCAAGGAAGCAGATGAGGCCCTGCTCTCACTAACAAGAGGAGACAAAGTGCGGTTTACCATGGAGGTGCTTTTCCCAGAAGCAATCATCTGCTCCATCGCTGCCCTGGATGAGCTCAGCtacaagaaggcagaagagaagtaCCTACGTGGCCCACCCGTGCACTACCGTGAGAAAGAGCTCTTTGACAAGACCATCTTAAAGGCTGCCCGGAAGAGGCCAGCAGCCAGGATTCAGGCTTCCAGGAACCCTCCTGCGCCCACTCCTTAG